One genomic segment of Methanofollis sp. includes these proteins:
- a CDS encoding glycosyltransferase family 4 protein, translating to METKPRIVLITSRWFKNQNLYFTALKLVQILKPLSRDITWIITEQEDKNYPAGEFTLLRVPDRTVERPLLVRLWYLVLHQVRVVNQVLHLGKDQDVVIFAFGADYFILPMLAAKLKGKQVAIRTDGRTSRVIGKYWQKRNRPLQMLYEGVEAVTYRISDAIIPESEAFVSLYDLGNYEKKTWSGSLYVDTARFAVQKGMSEREYDLGFVGRFSREKGIVEFVSALGTALDGDECRAVLIGDGDLRGEVEAILARDHIQESVDVVGWIDNADLPRYLNTIKVLVVPSYREGLPNIVIEAMACGCIVLATPVGGIPDLVRDGMTGFISEDNAPATLSRNIRRALGHPDREGVGKKARELIERSYTYDAAVRQYGQILAHISS from the coding sequence ATGGAAACAAAGCCTCGCATTGTCCTGATCACATCGCGGTGGTTCAAGAACCAGAACCTCTACTTTACGGCTTTGAAACTTGTGCAGATCCTGAAACCCCTTTCCCGGGACATCACCTGGATCATCACCGAGCAGGAGGACAAGAACTACCCTGCAGGCGAGTTCACGCTCCTGAGGGTCCCCGACCGGACGGTTGAGAGACCCCTCCTCGTCCGCCTCTGGTATCTCGTCCTCCACCAGGTGCGGGTGGTCAACCAGGTGCTGCACCTCGGGAAGGACCAGGACGTCGTGATCTTCGCATTCGGTGCCGACTACTTTATCCTCCCGATGCTTGCCGCAAAACTGAAGGGAAAACAGGTGGCCATCCGTACGGACGGGAGGACCTCCCGCGTCATCGGGAAGTACTGGCAGAAGAGAAACCGTCCCCTGCAGATGCTCTACGAAGGGGTCGAGGCGGTCACGTACAGGATATCCGATGCGATCATCCCGGAAAGCGAGGCTTTTGTCAGCCTCTACGACCTCGGGAACTACGAGAAGAAGACCTGGTCGGGCAGCCTGTACGTCGACACGGCGCGTTTTGCCGTCCAAAAGGGAATGTCGGAGAGGGAGTACGACCTCGGGTTTGTAGGACGTTTTTCCCGCGAGAAAGGGATCGTCGAGTTCGTGTCCGCCCTCGGGACGGCCCTGGACGGAGATGAGTGCCGGGCAGTCCTCATCGGCGACGGCGATCTCAGGGGAGAGGTCGAGGCCATCCTTGCGCGAGATCATATCCAGGAGTCTGTCGACGTCGTCGGCTGGATCGACAACGCGGACCTCCCCCGGTACCTGAACACTATCAAAGTCCTTGTCGTGCCGTCGTACAGGGAGGGACTCCCCAACATCGTGATCGAAGCGATGGCATGCGGGTGCATCGTCCTTGCCACACCCGTGGGGGGGATACCGGACCTGGTCCGGGACGGCATGACCGGGTTCATCTCCGAAGACAACGCGCCGGCGACTCTTTCCCGGAATATCAGGCGTGCACTGGGACACCCTGACAGGGAAGGTGTCGGCAAGAAGGCGCGGGAACTGATCGAGCGGTCCTACACGTATGACGCCGCGGTCAGGCAGTACGGACAGATACTCGCACACATATCGTCATGA
- a CDS encoding glycosyltransferase family 4 protein — protein sequence MRVGLFTTDFPYKKPFVDEVPEGGAYVRSGVGEVVYHLALELEKLGHEIGIFTTSADRDDHTEETGGITVFRYGKDLKLAETEISLKYLRGRDTPSLDVVHLHAGSPPATLAALGHLRKNRTPFVVTHHLDPDIESGNLLRRALLYGYSGYYLRQSFAKSDRIIALSQEVVASSPHLRPFRDRISVIPNGIDIAELETPLAKKECRKRLGLPDEGTIVLFLGNLVPRKGPHILLASMQTVLMEAPDTTLVLAGTITPFGAGLREEARALALEKNVVFTGTVGEETKKLLYHAADIFALPSFGEAYPLTILEAAACGLPAVVSGLAVFRAQVRDGENGLFSRTGDPGDLGAKLLRLIAAREERERMGRNARSAVQNLNWDRIAAAHQAVYEEVLR from the coding sequence ATGCGGGTGGGACTGTTTACGACCGATTTTCCCTATAAAAAACCCTTTGTGGACGAGGTCCCCGAAGGCGGTGCCTATGTCAGGAGCGGCGTCGGCGAGGTCGTCTATCACCTTGCCCTGGAACTGGAGAAACTCGGCCATGAGATCGGGATCTTCACGACCTCGGCTGACAGAGACGACCACACCGAGGAGACGGGCGGCATTACGGTTTTCCGGTACGGGAAAGACCTGAAACTTGCGGAGACCGAGATCTCCCTGAAGTACCTGCGGGGGCGGGACACCCCTTCCCTCGACGTCGTCCACCTCCACGCCGGGTCGCCGCCTGCCACCCTTGCGGCACTCGGCCATCTCAGAAAAAACCGGACGCCCTTTGTCGTCACCCACCACCTCGACCCCGACATAGAGTCGGGAAACCTCCTCAGGCGGGCATTGCTGTACGGCTATTCAGGATATTACCTGAGACAGTCTTTTGCAAAGAGCGACCGGATCATCGCCCTGTCGCAGGAGGTCGTCGCCTCGTCCCCGCACCTCCGGCCTTTCCGGGATCGGATCAGCGTCATCCCGAATGGGATCGATATCGCCGAACTGGAGACGCCCCTCGCGAAAAAAGAGTGCAGGAAGAGGTTAGGACTCCCGGACGAGGGAACGATCGTCCTCTTCCTCGGGAACCTCGTGCCCCGGAAAGGGCCGCACATCCTCCTTGCGTCGATGCAGACCGTCCTCATGGAGGCGCCCGACACCACCCTCGTCCTCGCCGGGACGATCACACCCTTCGGTGCGGGCCTCAGGGAGGAGGCGAGGGCCCTCGCCCTGGAGAAGAATGTCGTCTTCACCGGGACCGTGGGGGAGGAGACGAAAAAATTGCTGTACCATGCCGCAGACATCTTCGCCCTCCCGTCCTTCGGGGAGGCGTACCCCCTCACCATCCTGGAGGCGGCCGCGTGCGGACTGCCGGCGGTGGTGAGCGGGCTTGCAGTCTTCAGGGCCCAGGTCCGCGACGGCGAGAACGGACTCTTCAGCAGGACCGGCGATCCCGGGGACCTCGGCGCAAAACTTCTCCGCCTGATCGCTGCGAGGGAGGAGAGGGAGAGAATGGGCAGGAATGCACGGTCTGCCGTGCAGAACCTGAACTGGGACAGGATCGCCGCGGCACACCAGGCGGTCTACGAGGAGGTGCTCAGGTGA
- a CDS encoding alkaline phosphatase family protein, with amino-acid sequence MTRLVVIGIDSMDALLVDAYLDDLPNLRRLKEASPPIAMHSVFPPDSDTAWATIYTGLNPAEHGVVHFVDPLEKTSIYQTDYLDSSLVRGRTFWDAAGEAGKRVCIVNPHIGYPVWAVNGTMVSRSPKNTGVQAYPETAAVIAGDGLLMPDRIPDSKGEYQEYLERLESVVRKEAAVAGDLMRSTRWDLFFFYSSALDFVQHIFWNYCDPKDPMYPGDDNPFRDTIRHFYRTYDEIVGSLTTDLPPDTAVIVMSDHGHTMRPSDLVNINEILRMKGYLVANNGISAPIKNVGEKAKRAAVNIIQRTALRGTALRILRKHPGIKEYYTVPSSIDFGRTVAHCTDLSGMKAYNYGGILIAREKLGEKRYDEVKREIIDLLSSYALPDGVPAFEWVREREALYLGRHLEKYPDILFKLREGYGAGWAIHESVFSTSNTHSFYPGSHRGDTPVFFLRAPGTSTQALTEAGLEDVSPTILEILGIGGDGRGGSGKSLI; translated from the coding sequence ATGACGCGGCTCGTTGTGATCGGGATCGACAGCATGGACGCCCTCCTCGTCGACGCCTACCTCGACGACCTGCCAAACCTCAGAAGACTGAAGGAGGCATCGCCGCCGATCGCCATGCACTCGGTCTTTCCGCCTGACTCGGACACGGCATGGGCGACCATCTACACAGGGCTGAACCCGGCCGAACACGGCGTGGTCCACTTCGTCGACCCCCTGGAGAAGACCTCGATCTACCAGACAGACTACCTCGACTCGTCCCTTGTCCGCGGCAGAACCTTCTGGGACGCCGCAGGGGAGGCAGGAAAGAGGGTCTGTATCGTCAACCCCCATATCGGGTACCCTGTCTGGGCGGTCAACGGCACGATGGTGAGCAGGAGCCCGAAGAACACCGGCGTCCAGGCCTATCCTGAGACCGCCGCTGTCATCGCCGGTGACGGCCTCCTGATGCCCGACCGTATTCCCGACTCGAAAGGGGAATACCAGGAGTACCTCGAACGCCTCGAATCTGTTGTCAGGAAGGAGGCCGCCGTCGCCGGAGACCTGATGCGCTCGACCCGGTGGGATCTCTTCTTCTTTTATTCCTCGGCCCTCGACTTTGTCCAGCACATCTTCTGGAATTACTGCGACCCGAAGGATCCCATGTATCCGGGCGACGACAACCCCTTCAGGGACACCATCAGGCACTTCTACCGCACCTACGACGAGATCGTCGGGTCCCTCACCACCGACCTCCCGCCAGACACCGCCGTGATCGTCATGAGCGACCACGGCCACACGATGCGGCCGTCAGACCTCGTCAACATCAACGAGATCCTGCGGATGAAGGGCTATCTTGTCGCGAACAACGGGATCTCGGCCCCGATAAAAAATGTAGGGGAGAAGGCGAAGAGGGCGGCGGTGAACATCATCCAGAGGACGGCACTCCGCGGGACCGCCCTCAGGATCCTCAGGAAACACCCGGGGATCAAGGAGTACTACACGGTTCCCTCGTCCATCGACTTCGGTCGGACGGTGGCGCACTGCACCGACCTCTCCGGCATGAAGGCCTACAACTACGGCGGGATCCTCATTGCGCGGGAGAAACTGGGCGAGAAGCGGTACGACGAGGTGAAAAGAGAGATCATCGACCTCCTCTCCTCGTACGCCCTTCCCGACGGTGTCCCGGCCTTCGAGTGGGTCCGAGAAAGGGAAGCCCTCTACCTGGGGCGGCACCTGGAAAAATACCCCGACATCCTCTTCAAACTGAGAGAGGGCTATGGTGCGGGTTGGGCGATCCACGAGTCGGTCTTCTCGACGTCGAACACGCACAGTTTTTACCCGGGGTCCCACCGGGGGGACACGCCGGTCTTCTTCCTCCGGGCGCCCGGCACCAGCACGCAGGCCCTGACAGAGGCGGGCCTGGAGGACGTCAGCCCCACGATTCTGGAGATTCTCGGGATAGGGGGAGACGGCAGGGGCGGGAGCGGGAAGAGCCTCATCTAA
- a CDS encoding glycosyltransferase family 4 protein yields MRVGIIGPLSGEEDEGFRNVTARFVEHLGSRHDVLPLDVGGISSPLFWKMVRDVSPDVVHYMTAPTFSSFLALKAARALSRNDTKLVMSALHPNCLPVLRNRVVRTLIPRFPPDLIITQSPEAARLLKETGARVRLLPHGVDTVRFRPVPAGEKGRLREKYDLDRGVSVLLHVGHVKPDRGLGQLLRLQQTIPDCQVVIVGSPRFARDRKYAAYLREHGCIVMEGYYSRIEELYQLADCYVFPRGKTLFLPLTIMEAMACNLPVVTAPFDGITPFFPEGKGLFVARAGEEYSGYVRLALEERGTVATREKVLPCSWGRVADEISGMYRTLCGGRP; encoded by the coding sequence GTGAGGGTCGGCATCATCGGCCCCCTCTCCGGCGAGGAGGACGAGGGGTTCAGGAATGTCACCGCACGGTTTGTCGAACACCTCGGCAGCCGCCACGACGTCCTCCCCCTCGACGTCGGCGGGATCTCCTCCCCCCTCTTCTGGAAGATGGTGCGGGACGTCTCCCCCGATGTCGTCCACTACATGACAGCACCGACATTCTCCAGTTTCCTCGCGCTGAAGGCGGCGCGGGCCCTCTCCAGAAACGACACGAAACTGGTGATGTCGGCCCTGCACCCGAACTGCCTCCCTGTGCTCAGGAACCGGGTCGTCCGTACCCTGATACCCCGTTTCCCGCCCGACCTCATCATCACCCAGTCGCCGGAGGCAGCCCGCCTCCTGAAAGAGACCGGGGCGCGGGTACGGCTTCTCCCGCATGGCGTCGATACCGTGCGGTTCAGGCCGGTGCCTGCGGGCGAGAAGGGGAGGCTCCGGGAGAAGTACGACCTTGACAGGGGGGTCTCCGTCCTCCTCCATGTCGGCCACGTCAAACCCGACCGCGGCCTCGGACAGCTGCTCAGGCTCCAGCAGACTATCCCCGACTGCCAGGTCGTGATCGTCGGGAGCCCCCGCTTCGCACGGGACAGAAAATATGCAGCGTACCTCAGGGAGCACGGGTGCATCGTCATGGAGGGATATTACAGCCGGATCGAGGAGCTCTACCAGCTTGCCGACTGCTACGTCTTTCCCCGGGGAAAGACTCTCTTTCTCCCCCTGACCATCATGGAGGCGATGGCCTGCAACCTCCCGGTGGTCACGGCCCCCTTCGACGGGATCACGCCGTTCTTCCCCGAAGGGAAGGGCCTCTTCGTCGCCAGGGCAGGGGAGGAGTATTCGGGATATGTGCGCCTGGCACTGGAGGAGAGAGGGACGGTCGCAACACGGGAGAAGGTGCTCCCCTGCTCCTGGGGCCGCGTGGCCGACGAGATCAGTGGCATGTACCGAACGCTCTGCGGAGGAAGACCATGA